The following nucleotide sequence is from Pseudochaenichthys georgianus chromosome 17, fPseGeo1.2, whole genome shotgun sequence.
ATCTGTTCTACATCACTGTGAGGAATTTCCCACATTATGACATGGAGACATTTTTAGATTTGACACTGACCTGCTTTACATATCAGGAACTCAAAACTGTTACTTCTGCATTTTACTATTggagtttttaaatgttgtgtttgtggGCTAAAATGAGAAATGTACTTGTCTTTAGGACCACAGTTTGTTCCTAAatagaaaaataaattaatagaatAATCATTCGTCGCATGTGCCCAATAACTAAAAACAATACGATAAAAAATGGTTGTACCTAGAAGGAGCACAATTAAGTATTTGGAACTCAAAAcaagttttaaataaaaaatataaacatAATGCTATGTTAGAAAAGTTTCTGTGTTTTTCTTAGCTTCTTCAAGTGCAATTTTTCATGTGGTTAAAAAAACATTGCAAAGCTGTACTGTTAGATACTTACCGGAAACATATGCATACCACAGTTCAAGACTTTGCGTTGTGTTATTTTCTGCTTATCATACTCAATATAGTCTTGTTCCATTTCTGAGCATGGTGTTGGGACTACATGTAAACAGCACCTTTTAAAAAACTATTCAGAACTCATTCAGCTGTAAATGCAAAGCCAGttttattaaagtttaaaactaGTTGTCATTGAAGTGTTGGAGATCTCACACACAACAAAGAACAACAGGAATCATGTGGTGTCTTTGACTCGGGAAACACATAACACAGGCTCCAGTGTTTTCACATGGGTGTCCGACTGAAGGACTGAGGTAATATTTGCAACCATGGTCCTTCTTGCATTATGATCTATGACACACTTCCTCTCTGTCTGCAAATGCAACCTGACATAGTACTACAAAAAGGCTGCTTTGCACGGGTAGGTGTTAAAATAGTACGGTTTACAAAGGAGAGCTATTTTCACGGCTGCGCAGTGAAGCCTCCCTATGAGTCCAGAGGTCTTCTGCTTCACGTGCGGGTCCGTCGCCATCTTCCACAGGTTGTAGATATCCTCCACGTGACCATGCGAGGTCATCATCTGGTTATAGATACACATGTGATAGGGCGCTTTGCCCTCGCCTGAGAAATAGACGTGCTCTTGTGGTGACACGCCAACAGCATTGGCACAGATGCCCATGAACACATCGTCTATGTAAAGAGAGGCGTTTAGGGTCAGCGTGGCATGGTAGATTTTTTCCGCTACGTCCCTGGAGATGACATACCCGGCCCCGGCTGTGTAGTCGGGGTACGACAACCACTGGTACATCTCATACGACACGTAGTACTTGCTGTCTTTGCTGCGGATTGGCGGCGCCCCTCTGTGCACTCGACCAATCCAAAAGTCTGTGACCCCTCTGCTGCTCACGTCCTGCAGGTAGCTCACCAGGTTCGGCATGTGAACGAAGATGTCGTCATCAGCGGTCATGAGGAAGCGGGCGTGAGCACAGTGGTTATGAGTCCAGTGGAACTGCATGATCAGCTTCAGAGTCAGGTTGTGGAAGGAGTCTAAGAAGTCCTGTTGGATCAAATCACCGTGGAGACCGTCCTCCTTGATGAGCTGCTCCTGAAAGCCAAATCTCTTGCTCCACGAGGGAACCTTGTTCCTGGCCTGAGGCGCTCCCAAGGCGAACACCACCTTCACCGTCACTCCCAGGGCGTTCTGGATGTAGGTCTCATTACCCCAGGTTGACCTGATGGCGTTCCGCCGCTCAATGTTCTCTGGGGAGGTCTTGAcgaagaggagcaggaggacaTCCTTGCTGACGCATTTATCCGTGTGGTCCAGCAGGTAGGGGAAGTTGCTGAAGCTTTTGGCCTGCTCCCGGGGTATGGTGAGGCTCTTGTTGACGTAGGCGAAGCTGTTGACCAGGTAGCGGTAGGAGTAGGACTTGACGTGGCTGACCACACTGTTGTCCAGCTGCTCCCAGCAAACCATCACCACCGACAGCACCAGGCAGGTGGTCATCAGCTGCATAAACTGGCACTTTCGTATCCGGCGGAAGTTCACGAACATCCTGGAAGTCTTGTCACCCGTTGGCGGTGGTCCTTGTCTGGTTGGTGATGGCGGCAAAGCAGCTAGTTGTGCTTCTTCTCGCAAGGAAGGAGGGGAGTTGGTGGTCAAGATCGTATTTCCGGTGCCTCAGATAAGCACTTGGTGGGTCTTCCATCCTAGGCTTTCCGCATTCACATCACCGGAAGCGGAGGCGATGGAGGGAGTCACTGGGTGTGCTGGGAAACATCGTCCATTGCAGAAGAATCACTTGAGCAGTCGCCCGACAGCCGGGGATTCATCTTTCACCCATGAAGCCGTCTTCCTAGAATACTGAGAAGAAAAAGCACTCTTACTGGGGTGACATATCTATTGTTTCATTACTTCTTTTACAAAGTGgatgtaaacatttaaaaataccaTGTTGTGTATATAGAGTTTATAGATATTGTatttattgggataaaccccttgagatgcaccttCTCATTTCCAAGGGGGTCTGCTTGGTCACCATTTCCTTATTTGGAAGCAGAGTCTCCCTAAATAAATACCATGTTGAGAGATGATTTGGCAAGCTTTTATTTTGTCATGTTCCACATTTTGCAAATGTCTAACAGAGCAGCTTGCGGTTGGATCTTCACCCATAGTTGTGATAAATGACTCAGCACATTGGAGCTGGCATTTCATCGTTTCTTTATCTCATGATTCAACAAATTGTAAGGGTCATAAATAAATGATGTGCCATCAATAAAAGCCCTTA
It contains:
- the LOC117462804 gene encoding lactosylceramide 1,3-N-acetyl-beta-D-glucosaminyltransferase A-like, translating into MFVNFRRIRKCQFMQLMTTCLVLSVVMVCWEQLDNSVVSHVKSYSYRYLVNSFAYVNKSLTIPREQAKSFSNFPYLLDHTDKCVSKDVLLLLFVKTSPENIERRNAIRSTWGNETYIQNALGVTVKVVFALGAPQARNKVPSWSKRFGFQEQLIKEDGLHGDLIQQDFLDSFHNLTLKLIMQFHWTHNHCAHARFLMTADDDIFVHMPNLVSYLQDVSSRGVTDFWIGRVHRGAPPIRSKDSKYYVSYEMYQWLSYPDYTAGAGYVISRDVAEKIYHATLTLNASLYIDDVFMGICANAVGVSPQEHVYFSGEGKAPYHMCIYNQMMTSHGHVEDIYNLWKMATDPHVKQKTSGLIGRLHCAAVKIALLCKPYYFNTYPCKAAFL